A window from Cryptomeria japonica chromosome 1, Sugi_1.0, whole genome shotgun sequence encodes these proteins:
- the LOC131856673 gene encoding glycine-rich cell wall structural protein-like yields MPKIWPKNETPIKKTRGRRSGGRSLTEVASGRRSGGGRVAPGGRAENEWWSGYFRRHREVTDEAVAGRGRSAGDGGREGVAGEKDGGRGQGATGGGGQEGAIGGKASGGVRGAAGNGGREGAAGEKVGGCCGQEAAAGKESGKHRRGPREASARAGKARPTVGRGMSAGPSLTAAACGMQVVRGRTVGNPHKKMFF; encoded by the coding sequence atgcccaagatatggccaaaaaatgaaaCCCCCATTAAAAAGACAAGAGGGAGGAGGTCCGGTGGTAGGAGCCTGACGGAGGTGGCTAGTGGGCGGCGCAGTGGTGGCGGCCGAGTGGCACCCGGTGGTAGGGCAGAGAATGAGTGGTGGTCGGGCTATTTTCGACGGCATAGAGAGGTCACGGACGAAGCGGTGGCTGGGCGCGGGCGCAGTGCAGGCGACGGGGGCCGGGAAGGGGTCGCAGGCGAGAAGGACGGCGGTAGGGGCCAGGGAGCTACAGGCGGTGGGGGCCAGGAAGGGGCCATAGGCGGGAAGGCCAGTGGCGGGGTTCGGGGAGCTGCGGGCAACGGGGGCCGGGAAGGGGCCGCAGGCGAGAAGGTCGGCGGGTGCTGCGGCCAGGAAGCTGCAGCAGGCAAGGAGTCGGGGAAGCACCGGCGAGGGCCGAGAGAAGCGTCGGCTAGGGCTGGGAAGGCGAGGCCGACGGTGGGCCGAGGGATGTCGGCAGGGCCCTCTCTGACAGCGGCGGCGTGCGGCATGCAGGTTGTCAGGGGCCGTACCGTGGGGAACCCccacaaaaaaatgtttttttga